From a single Streptomyces liliifuscus genomic region:
- a CDS encoding DUF4185 domain-containing protein, whose translation MPDDARARQRTGTGLGLLLALVLGAVLLTALPGDDDREGSCQARTVTSWAADRDLTGEFARYGDDASRADDWTGGDGTHSVRLPDGRVLWLFSDTYLGQVYRPPNPAGESYAWRDTTAPLVRNSAVVMDDGRLQRTLPAPLFADPAPGQWRWPVAARVEPRSPGSSEQVVRVVLWTRTTGTYPWIYGVPTATEVATLSLPDLRLEGIVRVLDQQRVQDPAKRVLFGTTALTDDGDWTYVFGGDDARAAAQPASKAYVARVPRGRLADPGAWRYWDGKRWTIPSLMKPVLGDGGRKGVGSAFTVARDGGTYVLFTMAAGAEGLTTVTSYWACSPTGPWHGPGKGFSPPLPEQRAGVAAYNPQLHPTVSRGRLVLSYDVNWLDASGGVTAQANLSRNVSLYRPRFVTLRLGPG comes from the coding sequence GTGCCCGACGACGCACGAGCACGACAGCGCACGGGGACCGGGCTGGGCCTGCTCCTGGCCCTGGTCCTCGGCGCCGTGCTGCTCACCGCCCTCCCGGGGGACGACGACCGGGAGGGCTCCTGCCAGGCCCGTACGGTCACGTCCTGGGCCGCGGACCGGGACCTCACGGGCGAGTTCGCGCGGTACGGGGACGACGCCTCTCGGGCCGACGACTGGACCGGCGGCGACGGCACGCACTCGGTGCGGCTGCCGGACGGCCGGGTGCTGTGGCTGTTCTCGGACACGTATCTCGGCCAGGTGTACCGCCCTCCCAACCCGGCGGGCGAGTCCTACGCGTGGCGGGACACCACCGCGCCCCTGGTGCGCAACTCGGCCGTGGTCATGGACGACGGCCGTCTCCAACGGACACTCCCGGCGCCGCTGTTCGCGGACCCGGCGCCCGGTCAGTGGCGCTGGCCGGTGGCCGCCCGGGTCGAGCCCCGCTCCCCCGGCTCGTCCGAGCAGGTCGTACGGGTCGTGCTGTGGACCCGTACGACCGGCACGTACCCCTGGATCTACGGGGTGCCGACGGCCACCGAGGTGGCCACGCTCTCGCTGCCCGACCTGCGGCTCGAAGGCATCGTGCGCGTCCTCGACCAGCAGCGGGTCCAGGACCCGGCGAAGCGGGTGCTGTTCGGCACGACCGCGCTGACCGACGACGGGGACTGGACGTACGTCTTCGGCGGCGACGACGCGCGGGCGGCCGCCCAGCCGGCGTCCAAGGCCTACGTCGCGCGAGTCCCCCGGGGCCGCCTGGCGGACCCCGGCGCGTGGCGGTACTGGGACGGCAAGCGGTGGACCATCCCCTCGCTCATGAAGCCCGTGCTGGGCGACGGCGGGCGCAAGGGGGTGGGCAGTGCCTTCACGGTCGCCCGCGACGGGGGCACGTATGTGCTGTTCACGATGGCGGCGGGCGCCGAGGGGCTGACGACCGTCACCTCGTACTGGGCGTGCTCCCCCACCGGGCCCTGGCACGGGCCGGGCAAGGGCTTCAGCCCGCCGCTGCCGGAGCAGCGGGCGGGCGTGGCCGCGTACAACCCGCAGCTCCATCCGACGGTGAGCCGGGGCAGGCTCGTGCTCAGCTACGACGTCAACTGGCTGGACGCGAGCGGCGGGGTCACGGCGCAGGCGAACCTCAGCCGGAACGTGTCCCTGTACCGACCGCGATTCGTGACTCTGCGGCTGGGGCCGGGGTGA
- a CDS encoding bile acid:sodium symporter family protein, with protein sequence MKRLKWPSWLPIDPYILLLLGTVGLAALLPARGTGADVASGASTAAIAFLFFLYGARLSTREAMDGVRHWRLHITVLACTFVLFPLLGLAARGLEPVILNHSLYTGLLFLTLVPSTVQSSIAFTSMARGNVPAAICAGSFSSLVGIVLTPLLAAALLGGSGGGFSADSLLKIVLQLLVPFLAGQLLRRWIGGFISRHKKVLGYVDRGSILLVVYTAFSEGMVQGIWHQVSPLRLGGLLAVEAVLLAVMLAITWYGSKALGFNREDRIAIQFAGSKKSLASGLPMASVLFGAHASLAVLPLMLFHQMQLMVCAVIAKRRSRDPEAEQPVTPAPAAESRIAVGTGTRSG encoded by the coding sequence CTCGGGACGGTGGGGCTCGCCGCCCTTCTGCCCGCCCGGGGGACCGGAGCCGATGTCGCGTCCGGCGCCTCCACCGCGGCGATCGCCTTCCTCTTCTTCCTCTACGGGGCCCGCCTGTCCACCCGTGAGGCGATGGACGGCGTACGGCACTGGCGGCTCCACATCACGGTCCTGGCCTGTACGTTCGTACTGTTCCCGCTGCTCGGGCTGGCGGCTCGTGGTCTGGAACCGGTGATCCTGAACCACTCGCTCTACACCGGTCTGCTCTTCCTGACCCTGGTCCCGTCGACGGTCCAGTCCTCGATCGCCTTCACCTCGATGGCGCGCGGCAACGTTCCGGCGGCGATCTGCGCGGGCTCCTTCTCCTCCCTCGTGGGCATCGTGCTCACCCCGCTGCTCGCCGCGGCACTCCTCGGCGGCAGCGGAGGTGGCTTCTCCGCGGACTCGCTTCTCAAGATCGTGCTCCAGCTGCTCGTGCCGTTCCTGGCGGGGCAGTTGCTGAGGCGATGGATAGGCGGCTTCATCAGCCGCCACAAGAAGGTCCTCGGGTACGTCGACCGCGGCTCGATTCTCCTGGTCGTCTACACCGCGTTCAGCGAGGGCATGGTGCAGGGCATCTGGCACCAGGTCAGCCCGCTGCGCCTGGGCGGCCTGCTCGCCGTCGAGGCCGTGCTGCTCGCCGTGATGCTGGCGATCACCTGGTACGGCTCGAAGGCACTGGGCTTCAACCGCGAGGACCGCATCGCCATCCAGTTCGCCGGGTCGAAGAAGTCCCTGGCGTCCGGACTGCCCATGGCGAGCGTGCTGTTCGGCGCCCATGCCTCGCTGGCCGTCCTGCCGCTCATGCTCTTCCACCAGATGCAGCTCATGGTCTGCGCGGTCATCGCCAAACGCCGCTCGCGCGACCCGGAGGCCGAGCAGCCCGTCACCCCGGCCCCAGCCGCAGAGTCACGAATCGCGGTCGGTACAGGGACACGTTCCGGCTGA